Proteins encoded in a region of the Streptomyces violaceoruber genome:
- the egtB gene encoding ergothioneine biosynthesis protein EgtB → MTDPTDAPATTTAEALRERALTTLVTARERTTLLTSCVEGPDLTAQVSPLMSPLVWDLAHIGNQEEQWLLRAVAGQEAIRPEIDSLYDAFEHPRSERPSLPLLSPAEARRYASDVRGRALDVLEATAFDGTRLTEAGFAFGMIAQHEQQHDETMLITHQLRKGPQALTAPDPDPVPLFTGPAEVLVPGGPFAMGTSTEPWALDNERPAHRREVAPYFIDTVPVTNGAYRAFIDDGGYDDPRWWTPEGWDHIRRHAVTAPLFWRRDGGQWLRRRFGVTEAVPPDEPVLHVCWYEADAYARWAGRRLPTEAEWEKAARYDPAGDRAMRYPWGDADPGPEHANLGQRHLRPAPAGSYPAGESPLGVRQLIGDVWEWTSSDFAPYPGFRAFPYKEYSEVFFGPEYKVLRGGSFAVDAVACRGTFRNWDYPVRRQIFSGFRTARSASAEVA, encoded by the coding sequence ATGACCGACCCCACCGACGCGCCTGCGACCACCACCGCCGAGGCACTGCGGGAGCGGGCCCTGACCACGCTGGTCACCGCCCGCGAGCGCACCACGCTGCTCACCAGCTGTGTGGAGGGTCCCGACCTGACCGCCCAGGTGTCGCCGCTGATGTCCCCCCTGGTGTGGGACCTGGCGCACATCGGCAACCAGGAGGAGCAGTGGCTGCTGCGCGCGGTCGCCGGGCAGGAGGCGATACGCCCGGAGATCGACAGCCTGTACGACGCCTTCGAGCATCCGCGCTCCGAGCGGCCGAGCCTGCCCCTGCTGTCGCCCGCCGAGGCCCGCAGGTACGCCTCGGACGTGCGCGGGCGGGCCCTGGACGTGCTGGAGGCCACCGCGTTCGACGGGACGCGGCTGACGGAGGCGGGCTTCGCCTTCGGGATGATCGCCCAGCACGAGCAGCAGCACGACGAGACCATGCTGATCACGCACCAGCTGCGCAAGGGGCCGCAGGCGCTGACCGCGCCCGACCCGGATCCGGTGCCGCTGTTCACCGGGCCGGCCGAAGTCCTGGTGCCGGGCGGCCCGTTCGCCATGGGCACCTCGACCGAGCCGTGGGCCCTGGACAACGAACGCCCCGCGCACCGGCGCGAGGTGGCGCCGTACTTCATCGACACCGTCCCGGTGACCAACGGCGCCTACCGGGCGTTCATCGACGACGGCGGCTACGACGACCCGCGCTGGTGGACCCCCGAGGGCTGGGACCACATCCGCCGGCACGCCGTCACCGCCCCGCTGTTCTGGCGCCGGGACGGCGGGCAGTGGCTGCGGCGCCGCTTCGGGGTGACCGAGGCGGTACCGCCCGACGAGCCGGTGCTCCACGTGTGCTGGTACGAGGCCGACGCGTACGCCCGCTGGGCCGGGCGCCGGCTGCCCACCGAGGCCGAGTGGGAGAAGGCCGCGCGGTACGACCCGGCCGGGGACCGCGCCATGCGCTATCCCTGGGGCGACGCCGACCCGGGCCCGGAGCACGCCAACCTCGGGCAGCGGCACCTGCGCCCGGCTCCTGCGGGCAGCTACCCGGCCGGTGAGTCGCCGCTCGGTGTACGGCAGTTGATCGGCGACGTCTGGGAGTGGACGTCGAGCGACTTCGCCCCGTACCCGGGTTTCAGGGCGTTCCCGTACAAGGAGTACTCGGAGGTGTTCTTCGGCCCCGAGTACAAGGTGCTGCGCGGCGGTTCGTTCGCCGTGGACGCGGTGGCCTGCCGGGGCACGTTCCGCAACTGGGACTATCCGGTCCGGCGGCAGATCTTCTCCGGGTTCCGTACGGCCCGGTCGGCGTCGGCGGAGGTCGCCTGA
- the egtA gene encoding ergothioneine biosynthesis glutamate--cysteine ligase EgtA: MSDSVGGCIRPRTAVSEAEVEALVRGICFKTGPPRLLGVEVEWLVHELRAPRLPVSPERLQAVYTALRAVPLRSALTVEPGGQLELSSLPAASLTECVRSVSADLEAVRAVLREDGLALVGLGHDPWHPPRRYLRQPRYDAMESCLDRTGPGGRFMMCASASVQVCVDAGHEEPGPLGHVRRWWLAHHLGAVLLAAFANSPLSGGHPTGWRSTRQLRWTQIGAGRAGGPPLDSDPRGTWARHVLDAPVMCVRRDGGPWDVPEGLTLREWTRELVPRPPTREDLDYHLTTLFPPVRPRGHLELRMIDAQPGDDGWIVPLAVTAALFDDPEATETAYRAVKPLAERTLGLPAPHNPLYEDAARDALTDPELREAAVTCFTAALSALPRLGASTGVTDAVAAYRERYVLRGRCPADDLLDMPGGADRGPHGRETRS, translated from the coding sequence ATGTCCGATTCGGTTGGTGGCTGCATCCGGCCCCGTACCGCGGTCAGTGAGGCCGAGGTCGAGGCGCTGGTCCGCGGCATCTGCTTCAAGACCGGTCCGCCCAGGCTCCTCGGCGTCGAGGTGGAATGGCTCGTCCACGAACTGCGCGCGCCGCGGCTCCCCGTGTCACCCGAACGGCTCCAGGCGGTGTACACCGCGCTGCGGGCCGTGCCCCTGAGGTCGGCGCTGACCGTCGAACCCGGCGGCCAGCTGGAGCTGAGTTCGCTCCCCGCCGCCTCGCTGACGGAGTGCGTCCGCTCCGTCTCCGCCGATCTGGAAGCCGTCCGCGCCGTGCTGCGCGAGGACGGCCTCGCCCTGGTCGGCCTCGGCCACGATCCCTGGCACCCGCCGCGCCGCTACCTGCGGCAGCCGCGCTACGACGCCATGGAGTCCTGTCTCGACCGCACCGGCCCCGGTGGCCGCTTCATGATGTGCGCCTCGGCCTCGGTGCAGGTGTGCGTGGACGCCGGGCACGAGGAGCCGGGGCCACTGGGACACGTGCGCCGGTGGTGGCTGGCCCACCACCTGGGCGCGGTCCTGCTGGCCGCGTTCGCCAACTCCCCGCTGTCCGGCGGGCACCCCACCGGCTGGCGGTCCACCCGGCAGCTGCGGTGGACGCAGATCGGCGCCGGGCGGGCGGGCGGTCCCCCGCTGGACAGCGACCCGCGCGGCACCTGGGCGCGGCACGTGCTGGACGCCCCGGTGATGTGCGTGCGCCGCGACGGCGGCCCCTGGGACGTGCCGGAGGGCCTGACGCTGCGGGAGTGGACCCGCGAGCTGGTGCCCCGGCCGCCGACCCGGGAGGACCTCGACTACCACCTCACCACGCTCTTCCCGCCGGTCAGGCCGCGCGGCCACCTGGAGCTGCGCATGATCGACGCGCAGCCCGGGGACGACGGCTGGATCGTGCCGCTGGCGGTGACCGCCGCGCTGTTCGACGACCCCGAGGCCACCGAGACCGCCTACCGGGCCGTCAAGCCCCTGGCGGAGCGCACCCTGGGCCTGCCCGCGCCGCACAATCCGCTGTACGAGGACGCGGCCCGTGACGCCCTCACCGATCCCGAGCTGCGCGAGGCGGCCGTCACGTGTTTCACCGCGGCACTCTCCGCGCTGCCCCGGCTCGGCGCGAGCACCGGGGTGACGGACGCCGTCGCCGCGTACCGGGAGCGCTACGTCCTGAGGGGCCGCTGCCCCGCCGACGATCTGCTGGACATGCCGGGCGGCGCGGACCGTGGCCCGCACGGGAGGGAGACCCGCTCATGA
- a CDS encoding TIGR02452 family protein: MSARLRGIAQQTEQIVAAGSYRTSDGREVPLAAAVGAARDGTRMYGPGPVEVTVPAGARTAFEVTGESSLEAARRLGGDVAVLNFASARNPGGGYLNGAQAQEEALCRASALYTCLLRAREFYDHHRAHRDPFYTDRVVHSPGVPVFRDDRGRLLDEPFTAGFLTSAAPNAGVVLRTAPERAAGLPAALAGRAERVLETAAAHGYRRLVLGAWGCGVFRNDPAQVAGAFRTLLGPGGRFAGAFERVAFGILDRTPGATVRAAFERAFPEGAVRPGQVQP; the protein is encoded by the coding sequence GTGAGCGCGCGCCTGCGGGGCATCGCACAGCAGACGGAGCAGATCGTCGCGGCCGGGTCCTACCGCACGTCCGACGGGCGTGAGGTGCCCCTGGCGGCCGCGGTCGGGGCGGCCCGGGACGGTACGCGGATGTACGGGCCGGGGCCAGTCGAGGTGACCGTTCCGGCCGGGGCGCGCACGGCCTTCGAGGTCACCGGCGAGAGCAGCCTGGAGGCCGCCCGGCGGCTCGGCGGCGACGTCGCCGTGCTCAACTTCGCCTCCGCGCGCAACCCCGGCGGCGGTTACCTCAATGGCGCCCAGGCCCAGGAGGAGGCCCTGTGCCGGGCCTCCGCCCTGTACACCTGCCTGCTGCGGGCGCGCGAGTTCTACGACCACCACCGGGCCCACCGCGACCCGTTCTACACGGACCGCGTCGTCCACTCGCCCGGCGTACCCGTGTTCCGGGACGACCGGGGCCGCCTGCTGGACGAGCCGTTCACGGCCGGGTTCCTCACCTCCGCCGCGCCCAACGCGGGCGTGGTGCTGCGCACGGCCCCGGAGCGCGCCGCCGGCCTGCCCGCCGCCCTCGCCGGGCGCGCCGAGCGGGTGCTTGAGACGGCCGCGGCCCACGGGTACCGGCGGCTGGTGCTCGGCGCCTGGGGCTGCGGCGTGTTCCGCAACGACCCCGCTCAGGTGGCGGGCGCGTTCCGGACACTGCTCGGGCCCGGCGGGCGGTTCGCCGGTGCCTTCGAACGGGTGGCCTTCGGCATCCTGGACCGCACCCCGGGCGCCACCGTCCGGGCGGCCTTCGAGCGGGCCTTCCCGGAGGGTGCCGTCCGCCCAGGTCAGGTCCAGCCGTAG
- a CDS encoding type II toxin-antitoxin system PemK/MazF family toxin — MNAFTDDIDSNGETAPGRYGPAATTEADPREVGRVRTEYSPAHDGDPDPGEIVWTWVPYEEADGRGKDRPVLVVAREAAGTVLAVQLSSRRHDGDREWVPIGSGPWDRSGRDSWVDVDRVLRLHDAGMRREACALDRMRFDLVRQRLRERYGWT, encoded by the coding sequence GTGAACGCCTTCACCGACGACATCGACAGCAACGGCGAGACCGCCCCGGGCCGTTACGGCCCCGCCGCCACCACCGAGGCCGACCCGCGGGAGGTGGGCCGGGTGCGGACCGAGTACTCCCCCGCGCACGACGGCGATCCCGATCCCGGTGAGATCGTCTGGACCTGGGTGCCCTACGAGGAGGCGGACGGCCGCGGCAAGGACCGGCCCGTGCTCGTGGTGGCCCGGGAGGCGGCCGGGACGGTGCTGGCCGTGCAGCTGTCCAGCAGGCGGCACGACGGGGACCGGGAGTGGGTGCCGATCGGCAGCGGGCCCTGGGACCGCTCCGGGCGGGACTCCTGGGTCGACGTGGACCGGGTGCTGCGGCTGCACGACGCGGGGATGCGCCGCGAGGCGTGCGCCCTGGACCGGATGCGCTTCGACCTCGTACGGCAGCGGCTGCGGGAGCGCTACGGCTGGACCTGA
- a CDS encoding NAD(P)-dependent oxidoreductase, translating into MTDQLTVSVLGTGIMGAAMARNLARAGHAVRVWNRSRAKAEPLAADGAHVAGSPEEAVRGADVVLTMLYDGPAALDVMRRAEPGLRPGTVWAQSTTAGVDAVADLAAYAHERGLVFFDAPVLGTRQPAEAGQLLVLAAGPGEARDTVAPVFDAVGSRTVWTGEDGAAGSATRLKLVANSWVLAVTNAGGETLSLAKALGVDPDTFFDAIAGGPLDMGYLRAKAGLIRDGALRPAQFAVATAEKDARLIVEAGEANGVRLDLAAAGAERFARAAAQGHGDEDMAAAYFASFEEKASD; encoded by the coding sequence ATGACCGACCAGCTCACCGTGAGCGTCCTGGGCACCGGCATCATGGGTGCCGCGATGGCCCGCAACCTCGCCCGCGCCGGACACGCCGTCCGCGTCTGGAACCGCAGCCGCGCCAAGGCCGAGCCGCTGGCCGCCGACGGCGCGCATGTCGCGGGCAGCCCGGAGGAGGCAGTACGCGGCGCCGACGTCGTCCTCACGATGCTGTACGACGGCCCGGCCGCCCTCGACGTGATGCGGCGGGCCGAGCCCGGCCTGCGGCCCGGCACCGTGTGGGCGCAGTCCACCACCGCGGGCGTCGACGCGGTCGCCGACCTGGCCGCCTACGCCCACGAGCGGGGCCTCGTCTTCTTCGACGCCCCCGTCCTCGGCACCCGGCAGCCCGCCGAGGCCGGTCAGCTGCTGGTGCTGGCGGCGGGTCCGGGCGAGGCGCGCGACACCGTGGCGCCCGTGTTCGACGCCGTCGGCTCGCGCACCGTGTGGACCGGAGAGGACGGCGCGGCCGGCAGCGCCACCCGGCTGAAACTGGTGGCCAACAGCTGGGTCCTCGCCGTCACCAACGCCGGCGGCGAGACCCTCTCGCTCGCCAAGGCCCTGGGCGTCGACCCGGACACCTTCTTCGACGCCATCGCCGGTGGTCCGCTCGACATGGGCTACCTGCGGGCCAAGGCCGGCCTGATCCGCGACGGCGCGCTGAGGCCGGCCCAGTTCGCCGTCGCCACCGCCGAGAAGGACGCCCGCCTGATCGTCGAGGCCGGCGAGGCGAACGGCGTCCGGCTGGACCTCGCCGCGGCCGGTGCGGAACGCTTCGCCCGGGCCGCCGCCCAGGGACACGGCGACGAGGACATGGCGGCGGCCTACTTCGCCAGTTTCGAGGAGAAGGCGAGCGACTGA
- a CDS encoding PPOX class F420-dependent oxidoreductase, translating into MSKPPLPPEAVELLRRPNPCVMATLRKDGAPVSTPTWYVWDDDGRVLINLDAGRVRLGHLRRDPRVTLTVLSGDDWYTHVTLIGRVAEMSDDEDLSGIDRLSRHYTGNPYPNRERPRVSAWIEVERWHGWGELKDSSQSG; encoded by the coding sequence ATGTCGAAGCCGCCGCTGCCGCCCGAGGCCGTCGAACTGCTGCGCCGCCCCAACCCGTGCGTCATGGCCACCCTCCGCAAGGACGGCGCCCCCGTCTCCACGCCCACCTGGTACGTGTGGGACGACGACGGCCGGGTGCTGATCAACCTCGACGCGGGCCGCGTGCGCCTGGGACACCTGCGCCGCGACCCGCGCGTCACCCTCACCGTCCTCTCGGGCGACGACTGGTACACCCACGTCACCCTCATCGGCCGCGTCGCCGAGATGAGCGACGACGAGGACCTCTCCGGCATCGACCGTCTCTCCCGGCACTACACGGGCAACCCGTACCCGAACCGGGAGCGTCCCCGGGTCAGCGCCTGGATCGAGGTGGAGCGCTGGCACGGCTGGGGGGAGCTGAAGGACAGTTCCCAGTCGGGCTGA